The following are encoded together in the Paludisphaera mucosa genome:
- a CDS encoding glycosyltransferase family 4 protein: MNVHSLRVDSREVIASRRLSILVIGSTYPRHEDDYAVPWLRESIKRLTGRGHSVTVLAPSYEGLASHTIDGVPVHRFRYAPRSWERLTHEQGAPNRIRKRIYQVLGLPYVGMGILSARKLASREHFDVIHAHWPFPHGPIAAAARRACGAPVVMNSHGAEFALARRKSWVRPILRSALLDADRLISNSSHTAGEVKRLSGRDSVVIPYGSTVEARPTPLPRNEVPKILFTGRLIQRKGVEYLIRAMPEILADRRAILQITGNGDQRERLEELTRSLGLDWSIEFLGFVSNEQLDALYADCDVYVNPSIVDDHGDTEGLGLGPIEAFTHGRPVVASDVGGIPDVVKHGRTGILVPEKDPSALAAAILGLLDHPERASALAENAMEFAREAFDWDRITDRIEGVYRDAIGVALETNALPRPHRSQSGLATKADRSGVS; this comes from the coding sequence ATGAACGTCCATTCGCTCCGCGTCGACTCCCGCGAGGTTATCGCCAGCAGGCGATTGAGCATACTGGTGATCGGTTCCACGTATCCCCGCCATGAGGACGACTACGCCGTCCCTTGGCTGCGGGAATCCATCAAAAGGCTGACAGGCCGCGGTCATTCGGTGACCGTGCTCGCGCCCTCTTACGAGGGGCTCGCGTCTCACACGATCGACGGGGTCCCGGTCCATCGCTTCCGTTACGCCCCAAGATCGTGGGAGCGCCTGACCCACGAGCAGGGGGCGCCCAACCGGATCCGCAAGCGAATCTACCAGGTGCTGGGACTGCCCTACGTGGGTATGGGGATCCTTTCGGCCAGGAAACTCGCCAGTCGAGAGCACTTCGACGTGATCCACGCCCACTGGCCGTTCCCCCACGGGCCGATCGCGGCCGCGGCCCGCCGCGCATGCGGCGCCCCGGTCGTCATGAACAGCCACGGCGCCGAGTTCGCCCTCGCCAGGCGCAAGAGCTGGGTGCGACCAATCCTCCGCAGCGCGCTGCTCGACGCCGATAGGCTGATCAGCAACAGCTCTCACACGGCCGGCGAGGTGAAGCGCCTCTCGGGACGAGATTCGGTCGTCATCCCGTACGGATCGACCGTCGAGGCCAGGCCGACCCCCCTCCCTCGCAACGAGGTGCCCAAGATCCTCTTCACCGGGCGGCTCATCCAGCGCAAGGGCGTCGAGTACTTGATCCGCGCCATGCCCGAGATCCTCGCCGATCGGCGCGCGATCCTCCAGATCACCGGGAACGGCGACCAGAGAGAGCGGCTCGAGGAGCTTACACGCTCGCTCGGGCTGGACTGGTCGATCGAGTTCCTCGGCTTCGTGAGCAACGAGCAACTGGACGCCCTGTACGCCGACTGCGACGTCTACGTCAACCCGTCGATCGTGGACGACCACGGCGACACTGAGGGGCTGGGTCTCGGCCCGATCGAGGCCTTCACCCACGGCCGCCCCGTCGTCGCGTCGGACGTGGGAGGGATCCCGGACGTCGTCAAGCATGGACGGACGGGGATCCTCGTCCCCGAGAAGGACCCTTCGGCCCTCGCCGCGGCGATCCTGGGCCTTCTCGACCACCCCGAGCGGGCGAGCGCCCTCGCGGAGAACGCCATGGAATTCGCCCGCGAGGCCTTCGATTGGGATCGCATCACCGATCGAATCGAGGGGGTCTACCGCGACGCCATCGGGGTCGCACTCGAAACGAACGCGCTGCCCCGTCCCCACCGTTCGCAATCGGGCCTCGCGACGAAGGCCGACCGAAGCGGCGTGAGTTGA